In Mus caroli chromosome 9, CAROLI_EIJ_v1.1, whole genome shotgun sequence, a single window of DNA contains:
- the LOC110301737 gene encoding olfactory receptor 8B8-like yields MALVNGSVVTEFILLGLTDQPDLQVPLFLVFLLMYMITALGNLALIILIVLNSHLHTPMYFFLFNLSFVDFCYSSVIIPKMLMNFILKKNFISYVGCMTQFFLFGFCVILECYILTSMAYDRYVAICNPLLYNIVMSPKMCSYLMLGSYLMGFSGAMIHTGCVLRLSFCDGNIINHYFCDLLPLLQLSCTSTYVNEIEVLIVAGKDIIVPTVIIFISYGFILSSIFQMKSTKGMSKAFSTCSSHIIAVSLFFGSGAFMYLKPNSTGTMNNEKIPSIIYTILIPMMNPLIYSLRNKDVKVALRKTLRKKIL; encoded by the coding sequence ATGGCTTTGGTAAATGGCTCTGTGGTAACTGAATTCATTCTCTTGGGATTAACAGACCAGCCTGATCTTCAAGTACCCCTGTTCCTGGTCTTTCTATTAATGTACATGATAACTGCATTGGGGAATTTGGCTTTAATTATTCTCATTGTGCTGAATTCTCACCTTCATACccctatgtatttttttctttttaacttgtcTTTTGTGGACTTTTGTTACTCTTCTGTAATTATACCAAAAATGCTGATGAACtttattctaaagaaaaattttatctCCTATGTAGGTTGTATGACTCAGTTCTTTTTATTTGGTTTCTGTGTCATTTTGGAGTGTTATATTCTCACATCAATGGCCTATGATCGTTATGTGGCTATCTGCAATCCACTCTTGTATAACATTGTCATGTCTCCGAAGATGTGTTCCTATCTCATGCTTGGTTCATATTTGATGGGGTTTTCTGGTGCGATGATCCACACTGGATGTGTCCTGAGACTGTCGTTCTGTGATGGCAACATCATCAACCACTATTTCTGTGATCTCCTCCCTTTGCTGCAGCTCTCCTGCACCAGCACCTATGTCAATGAAATAGAGGTGTTAATTGTAGCAGGGAAGGATATCATTGTGCCCACTGTGATCATCTTTATCTCATATGGCTTCATCCTTTCCAGCATATTTCAAATGAAGTCCACTAAGGGCATGTCAAAGGCCTTCAGCACCTGTAGTTCCCACATAATTGCTGTCTCTCTGTTCTTTGGGTCTGGTGCATTTATGTATCTCAAACCCAACTCAACTGGAACAATGAACAATGAAAAGATACCTTCAATAATTTATACCATCTTAATTCCTATGATGAATCCATTAATTTATAGCTTGAGAAACAAAGATGTTAAAGTTGCCTTGAGAAAAACTTTGAGAAAGAAAATCTTGTAA
- the LOC110301345 gene encoding olfactory receptor 145-like isoform X2, with protein sequence MALVNGSTVTEFILLGLTDQPGLQMPLFLLFLLMYMITVFGNLTLIFLILLNSHLHTPMYFFLLNLSFVDLCYSSVITPKMLMNFILKKNLISYMGCMSQLYFFCFFIISECYVLVSMAYDRYVAICNPLLYNTAMSPRVCSYLMLGSYLMGFFDAMIHTGCMLRLSFCDGNIINHYFCDVLPLLQLSCTSTYINETEIFIVGGKDIILPSAIIFFSYGFILSNIFQIRSTLGRSKAFSTCSSHIIAVSLFFGSCGFMYLKPSSAVSIDQGKISSIFYTIVVPMMNPLIYSLRNKDVKVALRKTLSRRKF encoded by the coding sequence ATGGCTCTAGTAAATGGCTCAACTGTGACTGAATTCATTCTTTTGGGATTAACAGACCAGCCTGGACTCCAAATGCCTCTTTTCTTACTGTTTCTATTAATGTATATGATTACGGTATTTGGTAATTtgactttgatatttttaattctgttaAATTCTCACCTACATACtcccatgtatttttttctcttgaatttaTCTTTTGTAGATCTCTGTTATTCTTCTGTGATTACACCAAAAATGCTGATGAATTTTATACTAAAGAAGAATCTTATCTCTTATATGGGATGTATGTCCCAACtctacttcttttgttttttcataattTCTGAATGTTATGTACTGGTGtcaatggcctatgatcgctatgttgCTATCTGTAATCCACTGTTGTATAACACTGCCATGTCCCCAAGGGTGTGTTCTTATCTCATGCTTGGTTCATATTTGATGGGCTTTTTTGATGCTATGATCCATACTGGTTGCATGCTCAGACTGAGCTTCTGTGATGGCAACATCATCAACCACTATTTCTGTGATGTCCTCCCTTTACTGCAGCTCTCTTGTACCAGCACCTATATCAATGAGACAGAAATTTTCATTGTAGGGGGAAAAGACATCATTCTTCCCAGTGCCATTATCTTTTTCTCTTATGGCTTTATTCTCTCCAACATTTTCCAAATAAGATCCACTCTGGGCCGGTCCAAGGCCTTCAGCACTTGCAGTTCCCACATAATTGCTGTCTCTCTGTTCTTTGGATCATGTGGATTCATGTACCTGAAACCTTCCTCTGCTGTATCTATTGATCAAGGAAAAATCTCTTCCATTTTTTATACCATTGTGGTTCCTATGATGAACCCCTTAATTTATAGCTTGAGAAACAAAGATGTTAAAGTTGCCCTAAGAAAGACTTTGAGTAGGAGGAAGTTTTAA
- the LOC110301345 gene encoding olfactory receptor 145-like isoform X1, with protein MLEKTGVNGSTVTEFILLGLTDQPGLQMPLFLLFLLMYMITVFGNLTLIFLILLNSHLHTPMYFFLLNLSFVDLCYSSVITPKMLMNFILKKNLISYMGCMSQLYFFCFFIISECYVLVSMAYDRYVAICNPLLYNTAMSPRVCSYLMLGSYLMGFFDAMIHTGCMLRLSFCDGNIINHYFCDVLPLLQLSCTSTYINETEIFIVGGKDIILPSAIIFFSYGFILSNIFQIRSTLGRSKAFSTCSSHIIAVSLFFGSCGFMYLKPSSAVSIDQGKISSIFYTIVVPMMNPLIYSLRNKDVKVALRKTLSRRKF; from the exons ATGTTGGAAAAAacggggg TAAATGGCTCAACTGTGACTGAATTCATTCTTTTGGGATTAACAGACCAGCCTGGACTCCAAATGCCTCTTTTCTTACTGTTTCTATTAATGTATATGATTACGGTATTTGGTAATTtgactttgatatttttaattctgttaAATTCTCACCTACATACtcccatgtatttttttctcttgaatttaTCTTTTGTAGATCTCTGTTATTCTTCTGTGATTACACCAAAAATGCTGATGAATTTTATACTAAAGAAGAATCTTATCTCTTATATGGGATGTATGTCCCAACtctacttcttttgttttttcataattTCTGAATGTTATGTACTGGTGtcaatggcctatgatcgctatgttgCTATCTGTAATCCACTGTTGTATAACACTGCCATGTCCCCAAGGGTGTGTTCTTATCTCATGCTTGGTTCATATTTGATGGGCTTTTTTGATGCTATGATCCATACTGGTTGCATGCTCAGACTGAGCTTCTGTGATGGCAACATCATCAACCACTATTTCTGTGATGTCCTCCCTTTACTGCAGCTCTCTTGTACCAGCACCTATATCAATGAGACAGAAATTTTCATTGTAGGGGGAAAAGACATCATTCTTCCCAGTGCCATTATCTTTTTCTCTTATGGCTTTATTCTCTCCAACATTTTCCAAATAAGATCCACTCTGGGCCGGTCCAAGGCCTTCAGCACTTGCAGTTCCCACATAATTGCTGTCTCTCTGTTCTTTGGATCATGTGGATTCATGTACCTGAAACCTTCCTCTGCTGTATCTATTGATCAAGGAAAAATCTCTTCCATTTTTTATACCATTGTGGTTCCTATGATGAACCCCTTAATTTATAGCTTGAGAAACAAAGATGTTAAAGTTGCCCTAAGAAAGACTTTGAGTAGGAGGAAGTTTTAA